The Actinomadura sp. WMMB 499 genome includes a window with the following:
- a CDS encoding SDR family oxidoreductase: MNTESKTILVTGASSGIGAAVAARLAGEGHRVVAGARRLDRLRELAERAGGGLHPVRLDVTDRADVEAFVRTARDRFGRVDVMIANAGVMPLSRLDALLVDEWDRMIDVNVRGLLHGIAAVLPHFAEQDAGHFVTIASIGAHEVVPTSAVYSGTKYAAWAITEGLRQESPPSIRVTTVSPGVVTSELADSITDPDTAESIRIYRANAIEPDAIAGAVSYALAQPADVDVNEIVVRPSAQR, encoded by the coding sequence ATGAACACCGAATCGAAGACCATTCTCGTGACCGGAGCCAGCAGCGGCATCGGCGCCGCCGTCGCCGCCCGCCTCGCGGGGGAGGGCCACCGGGTGGTCGCGGGCGCGCGGCGCCTCGACCGGCTGCGCGAGCTGGCCGAACGCGCCGGCGGCGGCCTGCACCCGGTGCGCCTCGACGTGACCGACCGCGCGGACGTCGAGGCGTTCGTCCGGACGGCCCGCGACCGCTTCGGGCGCGTCGACGTCATGATCGCCAACGCCGGGGTCATGCCGCTGTCGCGCCTCGACGCGCTGCTCGTCGACGAGTGGGACCGGATGATCGACGTGAACGTCCGCGGGCTCCTGCACGGGATCGCCGCCGTCCTGCCGCACTTCGCCGAGCAGGACGCGGGCCACTTCGTCACGATCGCGAGCATCGGCGCCCACGAGGTCGTCCCCACGAGCGCGGTCTATTCCGGCACCAAGTACGCCGCGTGGGCGATCACCGAGGGCCTGCGCCAGGAGTCCCCGCCCTCGATCCGCGTCACCACCGTCTCGCCGGGGGTGGTCACCTCCGAGCTCGCCGACTCCATCACCGACCCCGACACCGCCGAATCGATCCGCATCTACCGCGCGAACGCCATCGAACCGGACGCGATCGCCGGTGCCGTCTCCTACGCCCTCGCGCAACCGGCCGACGTCGACGTCAACGAGATCGTCGTCCGTCCGTCCGCCCAGCGCTGA
- a CDS encoding acyl-CoA dehydrogenase family protein has protein sequence MTHEVLNQVPPLAGHDVADEPALLDGLAREGAGWAADEVHELGRLAGTEWAQEQGRLANEHPPVLRTHDRYGHRVDEVEYHPAWHELMTVAVGHGLHGSAWADGRAGAHVARAAKFYVWRVDAGHGCPISMTYAAVPALRREPELAARYEPLLTEREYDYGLRTPLTKRALLAGMSMTEKQGGSDVRANTTRATPQADGTYHLVGHKWFTSAPMCDVFLTLAQAPGGLTCFLVPRVRPDGTLNPLRLMRLKDKLGNRSNASSEIEYDGAVAWRVGDEGRGVRTIIEMVNMTRLDCVIGAAAGMRHGVQAAAHHAAHRAAFGRDLIDQPLMRNVLADLAIESEAATTLMLRLAGATDRSVRGDETEGAVKRLGLAVGKYWVCKRWPAHAAEALECLGGNGYVEESGMPRLFRESPLNGIWEGSGNVAALDLLRATLREPHTLEAFFDEVDLARGTDPRLDAAVKEAKDGFADTATIEFRARRVAERLALVFQASLLVRYGHPAVADAFCASRLDGDRGTAFGTLPPGLDLAPIIDRAVPKIG, from the coding sequence GTGACCCACGAGGTTCTCAACCAGGTCCCGCCGCTCGCGGGCCACGACGTCGCCGACGAGCCCGCGCTGCTGGACGGCCTGGCCCGCGAGGGCGCCGGCTGGGCCGCCGATGAAGTGCACGAGCTGGGCCGGCTGGCGGGCACCGAGTGGGCGCAGGAGCAGGGCCGCCTCGCCAACGAGCACCCGCCCGTCCTGCGCACCCACGACCGCTACGGGCACCGCGTCGACGAGGTCGAGTACCACCCGGCCTGGCACGAGCTGATGACCGTGGCCGTCGGGCACGGCCTGCACGGCTCCGCCTGGGCGGACGGGCGCGCGGGCGCGCACGTCGCGCGGGCCGCGAAGTTCTACGTGTGGCGCGTCGACGCGGGCCACGGGTGCCCGATCTCGATGACGTACGCGGCCGTCCCGGCACTGCGGCGGGAACCCGAACTGGCCGCGCGGTACGAACCGCTGCTCACGGAGCGGGAGTACGACTACGGCCTCCGTACGCCGCTCACCAAGCGCGCGCTGCTGGCCGGCATGTCGATGACCGAGAAGCAGGGCGGTTCGGACGTCCGCGCCAACACCACGCGCGCGACGCCGCAGGCCGACGGCACGTACCACCTCGTCGGGCACAAGTGGTTCACGAGCGCGCCCATGTGCGACGTGTTCCTCACCCTCGCCCAGGCACCCGGCGGCCTCACCTGCTTCCTGGTGCCGCGCGTCCGGCCGGACGGCACGCTGAACCCGCTGCGGCTGATGCGGCTCAAGGACAAGCTCGGCAACCGCTCCAACGCGTCGTCGGAGATCGAGTACGACGGCGCGGTCGCGTGGCGCGTCGGGGACGAGGGACGCGGCGTCCGCACCATCATCGAGATGGTGAACATGACCCGGCTGGACTGCGTGATCGGCGCGGCGGCCGGGATGCGGCACGGCGTGCAGGCGGCCGCGCACCACGCGGCGCACCGCGCCGCGTTCGGCCGCGACCTGATCGACCAGCCGCTGATGCGCAACGTCCTGGCCGACCTCGCGATCGAGTCCGAGGCGGCCACGACGCTGATGCTGCGGCTCGCCGGGGCGACCGACCGGTCGGTGCGCGGCGACGAGACCGAGGGGGCGGTCAAGCGGCTCGGCCTGGCGGTCGGCAAGTACTGGGTCTGCAAGCGCTGGCCCGCGCACGCCGCCGAGGCCCTCGAGTGCCTGGGCGGCAACGGCTACGTGGAGGAGTCCGGGATGCCCCGCCTGTTCCGCGAGTCGCCCCTCAACGGCATCTGGGAAGGCTCCGGCAACGTCGCGGCGCTCGATCTCCTCCGCGCGACGCTGCGCGAGCCGCACACGCTGGAGGCGTTCTTCGACGAAGTCGATCTCGCCCGCGGAACCGACCCGCGCCTCGACGCCGCCGTCAAGGAGGCGAAGGACGGCTTCGCCGACACGGCCACGATCGAGTTCCGCGCCCGCCGGGTCGCCGAGCGCCTGGCCCTCGTCTTCCAGGCGTCCCTGCTGGTCAGGTACGGCCACCCGGCGGTGGCCGACGCCTTCTGCGCGTCCCGCCTCGACGGCGACCGGGGAACCGCCTTCGGCACCCTCCCGCCGGGCCTCGACCTCGCCCCGATCATCGACCGCGCCGTCCCGAAGATCGGCTGA
- a CDS encoding DUF1707 domain-containing protein, with the protein MSQSTPRPGSPSPGGSKDSAPGPGPGRPATPGVRASDAEREAVVEWLRVASVEGRLTLEELTERTEAAYAAVSRDDLEGITADLPGMGAPGAEPAPLQVKRRFSAIMGDCKERIVGRIDEPLEAVSVMGDVELDLRGAQVPSGVVRVQATAVMGDVKIIVPDGIAVELSGYAFLGDRKVAVRESGAGARVPVVQVTARAVMGDIKIVDDEHHAPVRRAISAWWHDRRS; encoded by the coding sequence ATGAGTCAGTCCACCCCGCGGCCGGGGTCCCCGTCCCCCGGCGGCTCGAAGGATTCCGCGCCCGGTCCGGGGCCGGGCCGTCCCGCGACTCCCGGCGTCCGCGCGTCCGACGCCGAGCGGGAGGCGGTGGTCGAGTGGCTGCGCGTGGCGTCCGTCGAGGGCCGGCTCACCTTGGAGGAGCTCACCGAGCGCACCGAGGCCGCCTACGCCGCCGTCTCCCGGGACGACCTCGAGGGCATCACCGCCGACCTGCCGGGCATGGGCGCGCCGGGCGCCGAACCCGCGCCGCTCCAGGTCAAGCGCCGCTTCAGCGCGATCATGGGGGACTGCAAGGAGCGCATCGTCGGCCGCATCGACGAGCCGCTGGAGGCGGTATCGGTGATGGGCGACGTCGAGCTCGACCTGCGCGGCGCGCAGGTGCCCAGCGGAGTGGTGCGCGTGCAGGCCACCGCCGTCATGGGCGACGTGAAGATCATCGTGCCGGACGGGATCGCGGTCGAGCTCAGCGGCTACGCCTTCCTCGGCGACCGCAAGGTCGCCGTGCGCGAGTCCGGCGCGGGCGCCCGCGTCCCGGTCGTCCAGGTCACCGCGCGGGCCGTGATGGGCGACATCAAGATCGTGGACGACGAGCACCACGCCCCCGTCCGCCGCGCCATCAGCGCCTGGTGGCACGACCGCAGGTCCTGA
- a CDS encoding helix-turn-helix domain-containing protein encodes MSRSELGAHLTARRALVTPADAGLPATGHRRVPGLRREEVAMLAGVSADYYVRLEQGRERSPSAQVLDALAAALRLDDDGRLHLFRLAGLAPRDRSPAVPGRVDPSLLQLMSAWPSNPAIVYNRAYDVLASNAIADALFGGWAYSRNLMHIVFTDPAAREFYRDWHDVARNSVAGFRLGHGRAPDDPRVRGVLAELLEASPEFAELWARHDARGKALESKRFAHRGVGPVTLTMQTFDVRSAPGQELVVYHAEPGSASAEALALLGSLAATSRRDG; translated from the coding sequence ATGTCACGTTCCGAGCTCGGCGCCCACCTCACCGCCCGGCGGGCCCTGGTCACGCCCGCGGACGCCGGCCTGCCCGCCACGGGTCACCGGCGGGTCCCGGGGCTGCGGCGGGAAGAGGTCGCGATGCTGGCGGGGGTCAGCGCCGACTACTACGTCCGGCTGGAGCAGGGCCGCGAGCGCTCGCCGTCCGCGCAGGTGCTGGACGCCCTCGCGGCCGCGCTCCGGCTCGACGACGACGGCCGCCTGCACCTGTTCCGGCTGGCCGGGCTCGCCCCGCGGGACCGGTCCCCCGCCGTGCCCGGCCGCGTCGATCCGAGCCTGCTGCAGCTGATGAGCGCGTGGCCGAGCAATCCCGCGATCGTCTACAACCGCGCCTACGACGTGCTGGCCTCCAACGCGATCGCGGACGCGCTGTTCGGCGGGTGGGCGTACTCGCGCAACCTCATGCACATCGTGTTCACCGACCCCGCCGCGCGGGAGTTCTACCGGGACTGGCACGACGTCGCGCGGAACTCGGTGGCCGGTTTCCGGCTCGGGCACGGCCGGGCCCCGGACGATCCGCGCGTCCGGGGGGTGCTGGCCGAACTGCTCGAGGCGAGCCCCGAGTTCGCGGAGCTGTGGGCGCGGCACGACGCGCGCGGGAAGGCGCTCGAGAGCAAGCGGTTCGCGCACCGCGGCGTGGGCCCGGTGACGCTGACGATGCAGACGTTCGACGTCCGCTCGGCCCCGGGGCAGGAACTGGTCGTCTACCACGCGGAGCCGGGGTCGGCGAGCGCCGAGGCCCTCGCCCTCCTCGGCTCGCTGGCCGCGACGTCGCGCCGGGACGGCTGA